The genomic DNA TGCTCTTTCCTGGACGTTTCGAAAGGATACTTTGCTTTCCAATCTTCAATAGaaccagtggcggatcaacctaggagcagAACGAGCGGCCGTtcggggcctcgtcggttAGGAAAGTCTATTCGGCgggggaaatcctgttgtttccctctaatatcacaattagaggggtcTCAACTGAAATTCttctcggggcctccaaatatcttgacccgcTACTGAATAGAACTGAACTCAAGACCAGCGAGATCAGTGATGTCAAACATTTTTTGCGAGTGAGACTCGCAAGCCCTATTGCATGCAACGCCACTCATTAGCGCGGATTCGCGCATATAGATACATCTTATTCCTACCATCAGTTTTACAATTATCTTTAACTGTAAAGGATCGACGGGAACTGTTGTTATTCTTTTACGATTGAGTGGCCCAAAAAGCCACTTTCGGCACATAAAAATCAAGTGGAAACAAAGAGTTGCCTAACATCCGAGTCGAGTCGAGTGGGGTGCTAGGTGGTCGCTACCGTTAAATTTGCCACCGATAATGGCTATCAAGATGCCATTCGTCATAATACAAAATTCGCCACCCTTCGCCAGCTTTTCCATGACTCTGCATGCAGGATTTCCCGTTACCGTTTGCGCAATCCTTCGCGGCACCCGAGCATAAACTTCGAAAGCCGACGCCAATTTGCTACACTTCACGGCCGTGCTGGGTGGTCAAGAAATGGGTCTCCCTGTGCACCTTTCTCCAGATGTTGGTATGCTCCAGCGCGTCTGTAACATTCATCTTCCCGATCGCACAAACATATCTTCGAATGCATTTCGTACATAACAGAACATCCAAATGAATGGGTGCCACGGAAGGATATGTTCTCTAATGTACTCGTTTTTCCCCCTTCCTCATTCCCCTTTGCAGATGCACCAAGGCAAAGCGAGTCTGCTAAAGCTAGCGATCGTTCAACACGTCTGCCTCTACCTACCATTGGTTGTGCTCGCCACTAGCATCGTCAGCATGAACGATAATCTACTGACCGCGAGGTGTCGTTCGAACTGTATCTACGACGAAAAAGTGAGTACGGCGGATACGCAATACGCAGCACGGCATCCCTCTTTACACCCTCAAACTCTcactctccctccctctctctgtctctcgctctctttgcCCAAAACAGTGCTACAACGTGTGCATGATCAACTTTCTGGAAAACGCGACGTACAAAAAGTATGGCCACTGTCCACCGAAGCCACCCACCAAGCTGGATAGCCTGTGCCTCAACACCTGCGACGGGTTGGACTACAAGTGTCCCGGTGTGGAGAAGTGTTGCGAGCACTCGTGCGGCCACAGCTGCCAGAGTCCGTACGGGTTGGAGCGTGTGGCCGGCCTTCCACCCATACCGACGCACGTCCAGCTGGTGGAGATGGGCCGGTTCTACCGTACCGCCCAGATCCAGTGGGACATGAAGGTGGAGAGCGAGCAGAGCCCGACGTACTACATCACCGAGTCACGGTTTCACATCGGCACCACGTACGCGGAGCACAAGATGGAGAACGACTGGCAGATCCACGAGCCGGACATGGTCACGCAGTACAACCTGGGCACCGTGAAGCAGTACGTCGGTGGCATCAAGCTGAAGCCGGGCCGGTGGTATCAGGTACGGGTTGCCGCTGTCAACGGGATGGGTACGCGTGGCTACTCCACACCGTCACGGCCGTTTCAGCTAAGCAAAAGTACGTACAGTAAGACAGACATgggaattgcatacctttaggcgcttaGAATATAAGCAAAAGGCCACAGTTCTCCGTAGCGCGATCTAATCGTATCCCCTCCCTATCGCTCTTCTCAGGGCCAAATCCACCACAGCCACCGAAAGCTCTCACCGTCGGCTCGCTGGAGCTGACCGAAAACCGAACGTACACCTGCCGCGTGTCGTGGGATTTGCCACGGTCCGACCTTCCCGTGGAAAAGTACAAACTCAGCTGGAGCCTCTTCCTGAACTTTACCAGCAATCGCTCCAAAACGGACAACTCGTCACTGTTCAAGGAGATGGCTACGATCTCGGCCGTAAGTAAGATGCCGGCCCACCGGCCCTACCCCATGCGTCAGTGCCTTAATCGTTAACCTTCTCCCTGCAGCCTACCCGCCACTACGACATCCAGGGGCTTCTTCCGAACCGGTACTACTACCTACAGATACAAGCGATCAGTGTGTATGGCAAGCGGCGCCTCAAATCAGCTGCCAACCATCTGCTGGTGAACACGTCCTCTGTAACACCCGGACAGGACAAGGGTCAGCCGATCAATCTGGACAACCTGCTGATGGGTGATGCCGGCTATCGACGGCCCAAGGGTCAACCAAGCCTGAAAGAGGGTGTACATTCTTCACCCGCTTCAGCAaccggcggcagcagcagcagcagcagcagcagatcgcTCGGCAACGGGTTGCTACCGTCATCCGGTACGTTGCGGTACCAGTTTGCGCTACGAAAGTCGGGTCTTGCGGTACGGTTGAGCTGGTCCGAGCGAGGATACGGCCGGTATCGGTTGCACATGTGCCGCGGTACCCGCGAATGCTTAACGGTGGCTCGTGGATCGTCCAGCCCCAACAACCAGTGGCAGGACGTAGTGTTGCGACGGAATGCGTACGAGTTTGGCAAGCTGGAATTCAACACCCGGTATACGGCCGGCGTACGAATAGGGGGGCATCGGCGCAGCACGCCCGGCTATGACATTGTGCGATCGTTCGTCACTCCCAAGTGTGAAAAGTTTCGCGACCAAGAGCTGCTACCGGCAGGGTGTAACGTttgaggggggagggggagtagcacacaaacacacaaacacacagacacacacacacagagcttATTACATGATTGCAATAGATTTTGTCCTTTTCTGTGTTCCCATGTTTTCCCATGTCGCCATCTTTGAATACCATAGATCAATTGAGCTGCCATCGTTAGATATTTAAGCTATGTTTTGTATTCTAAGAAAGATGTCTGGTTGAAGTAACTAAATATATGTGATTGTGATCGTGCAAGATGCGATCGCTCCATTAAGGAAGTTACCCATCCCGCACGGTATACTGCATTGCATTCGAAATTGGTTAGCAACACGGGTCTTTAGGACAATTAAAGTGCAACTTGGAATCTCCTTGgtgtcagtcctgcgtacgggattAAAATCGATGCACCTGGCAGGGCGGTCTTGGTTGGCTGAACTTCACAAGCTCTTCAGGAAATAAATCGTACTGTTCTATGgcaacttctccactctaaatatctgtcgcgacggacgaagctgggactgtacagaacatttatagtcccagtactcacccCAGTCCCAGTTTATAGTCgcaagccctcttagccgcgcgttcgagaggaagatgctcagaagcatttttggccccgtaagtgtgtggaaggacaatggaggagccactacaatgacgagctctatgaGCTGTATGATGGTCTCACCATagtgcagcgcattagactcgccaggctccggtgggctggtcacgtcatgagaatgacaccggactacccagcccgtaaagtccttttaggccgtccacacagacagaggaggcgttgtaggcccaaattgagatggagtgatcgcgttgatgcgtccgccagaacggccggtatagacagacgacggcgctaaaccgtgagcggtatcgaggattggcgcagcaggccaagaccgcaaagcgatTGCAGCAGGAGGGATTCGATGGGAAACCGGTACGGTTGCTGAAGGACACACAGTAGACACCGTCCCTATCACACCGAGGACTCTTATGAGGATGCAGGACACATCCCGGCCATGCCGGACAGAACACATGATGAAAGGCTTCTTAAGccattaaataaatttagcaAGCAAGTTGAATAGTTTGTTGCAGACGAACATACTGTGCCCtttatttattacaatttGTATATTTTACTTACACTTAAGCATCTTGACAATTTACTTTACTTCAGCTATAAGAACGCAGTGTACACAAAGAAGCGATTTCACATGCAATTCAATCGAACGTTCAATGCAtcggatttttgtttgtttgtttgttgtgcttgTTTCGCAATCTCCCGCTTGCGATCTCACACATGCACGACGACGGTCGGTTGCTTGATGGGGTTGGGGGGcaacataaatatttttactcGTTTGTTCTAGTCTCTTCCCTGCCGTACAAGCACACCGTCGTCTATTCACGCTCAATAGCGATCCTTCTGGTTTCGGCTGCACAGTTGGCCATCACTAACCAAGTATTGCTAACAAGCGCAAATCAGTTACCCTTTGTTCCCTTAACTCCCGATGTCGTCCGTTCGGGAAATTTGGTTTCACGGCGCAGGTATGCTTTAACTTAATGCACAAAACGTGTAATATACCAACACATCCATTCGCAGTGAAAAAGCAGACGATTCGAAACACGATGCTGGAAACGTGCATCCGGTCCGGAAGTTCCACCCATTTTGTTCTAAATGCTCTAACCGAAGCCTAATAGTACGCACGGCGCGGATTATTCTGAAAGGCAACAGAAGATGTAGCTAACGAAACGCTCCAGGCTCGCCGGATGGACGGATCGCCCGTCAACTTACCAACGGATTCGGCCGAAAACGGTACGCCAGCATCATGCGCTTCCGGTACGCATCGTACTCGTTATCGTTGACCTCCGGATTGTCCGGAGCGATGATGCCCAGCCCCTGATTATTGTCGCGCTGTGCGGCCCTGTGGGGAAATAGAATGATAAGCAAACCGTTATCGCACATCCGCATGAATGGAAAGcgcacaacaccaccaccaccaccaccaccaccaccgctggaCCTACTTATTGATGGGATCCACAATACCGCTCCCATCGGCCCCGAGGCCCTGGCCCTGCTTCCAGCCCAGCTTCTGCAGCATCTGGAAGCCGACGTTATCCTCGCGCAGCTTGTAGTCCTTGTAGTCGCTCAGGTTCGGCTGCCGGTTGTTCTTTTGCGCTTCGTACTTTTCCATAAACTTGCgcagctcctccggtggcAGAAAGTCGCCGATGTGGTGCTTGCCCTCCGATTGGCGCGTCAGCTCGTTGGCCCACTTTTGCGTCGCTTCCATCTCCTGCTGGCGCAGCTTGTGCTCCCAGGTGCCGCCGGTCGTATCCTCGTCCGAGTCGTACTCGTACTTAAACCGGCCGCTGCTCGCCAGCCGGTCAATCTCCTGCCGCTTGCGCAGCATGTCCTGGTACAGCAGGTTGATCTTGTAGTGGTCTTCCGCCTTCTGCCAGTCGTCCTCCGACAGGTTCGTGGTGCCAAAGTTTTGCCGTGCGTACGCGAGCAGCGCCGGATCGGTCCGGCTTACGGTGGAAAGCTTGGTGGGCGGCAGCGAGGGTGGCGGTCCGGGTGGGTGAGCCGGCGgcagcggtggtggcggttgcGTCCGGAAGCTCTGAGGCCCGGGTGCAAACTGTGGGCCACACTCCGCCTGACCACCCCAACGGCTTTTGCGCCGTTTTGcggccagctgctgctgctgctgctcttccACCGATGCCTCGGCGGCTCGCTTCTCACCCCCGCCCACATTGGACGACGGTTCCGTGGTGCGTGTTTCCGATTTTCCGTTGCCCTGTGCGCCGCTGctaccctgctgctgctgctgctgctggccgccCGACTGTCCCGACTGCTGATCGCGGTAGGACACGAAATCGGAATCGGTCGAGCTGTACTCGGGCTTGCCCGAACCACCGTCCGGCCGGGCTGCACCCGACCCCACCTCGGGCAGCGTTCCGTTCGCCTCACGCAGCCGGAACTCTTTGTAATCCTCAAAGTTGGGCTGCCGGTCGGACGTGCGGCGAAACCGTTCCACAAAGCGCTCGTAATCGTCGCGCATCAGAAACTCGCTCAAGTGCTTCGGGCGTATGCGCTCGTGCAGGTGCGTTATCTCGCTGATCCAGCACATGATCGCCTCCAGCTTGACCGTGTTGAGCCGACGCTCCTCGTCCGAATCGACACGCTGCGTGCCTTCCGTCACGCAGCGCAAAAACCGATCGTGCTGCTGTATCTTCTGCGTCAGATCGTCGTACAGCAGCTGCAGACGGTAGTGTTCCTCCGCCTTGCTCCAGCATTCTGGTGAAATTTCGGCCACCGTGCCGTAGTGATGAAACACGTACTGAAGCAGCCCGGGATTGTTGCGATCGATCGACGACGCGgccgaagacgacgacgacgcggctggcagtggtggtggcggtggaggtggCGGGACATTCAAGTGTCCCCCCGTCCACGGACCTCCTCCTAACACGCTGCCTggctgcttttgctgctgctgttgtgctgcTCCGGCTCCATCCTGGCTGCCCGCCGTTCCTGTCCCGCCATCGGTGTTCTCACCCCAGCGTGACTTTTTGCGATACTTCTGCCGATGGCTACGAGAGCCcgatcctcctcctcctcctcctcctgctcctccGGCCCCACCACCGCTgccacccgtggcactaccgCCCGCACCGGAGCTACCTCCGTTCTTGTCGTTCATCGATTCGTTCGCACTGTCTCCCAGCCCACCGTGGTAGTCGTCGTCGGAATCGGTTGAACTGCCGTCCTCACGCCGGTTCCCGGCGTCGAACGTTTTGCGCTTGAGATTCTTCAGGTTGCGCTCCCGTGCCTCGCGCACGTACTCCGTGTCCGAGTCCGTTTCCGTCGTCGACTTATCGTCGTAAAAGTGTCGCTCGTCGCCGTAAAAGTTCGGCATCATGTGAATGGGAATTTCGGACGCTTTCGAGCTTTCGGGGCCGCCCGCCATCTTCGGCCCATCGTCGATGATCGAATCGTCCAGCACGTCGGCCGGATCGTATttggcatcatcatcgtcatcgtcgtcatcctcATCGCCACTGATCGGAACCGGCTCGTTCACTCTTCTGCTGTGTGCGGTGGCGGCGGAGGCGGCGGCCAcagtagctgctgctgctgctccgtcaGCCGTTTCTCGCCGCGCTGCAACCATCCGCCGGAAGCCACGGTACGCCTCCGATTGCTTATCGAACACGAACCTAgagagcaaataaaaacacaaaacatgcCACGGGCACAGAGAGGTCGCACCGATGGGTAGTTTTTTCGAGGGGGGAAAGGGGCCAGAAGCACGGGATGAAACGGGAAATGGGAACAGAGAAAGATAGAGGGAAGGAAGTGTGGGAGAATAAtacagaaaaagagagagagagagagagagagagagagaaggaaaaagaaaagaaaaacgaaacaaaaatcgcACGTGAAATATTGTCAGATTTTTGTAAAACAGCGCGCCGTGCTCCGTGTTCCAGACCTGGTCCCTTTGGTTTAGCATTGCCAGTAAGTACGTCCCTACGGGTGGTATATCGAGCCCAGAGCTTTACGCAGGCTAGTAAACGGAAAACGACGATAGAAGATTCCTACATTGATAAAACTCCAAGCCTATCGATACGGCATGGCCGTTCCTATTGCTTAAACCAAAAACGCCAAGCCTAAAGCCAAACTTTTCCTATACTTTTCCTATTTGAGCCTGCCGTGAGTTGTCCTGTTTCTCGTGTAAGCTATTCGTAACTGCTTCTTGATGCTATAAGCTGGCATTAATGAATAAAGTCAACACATTTCtgaacaaaatgaaaatcttCTAACGAATGTTCGTGGAACGGTACGTGAGTAATATCATACTGGCCTAATTTTAAACAACGTCTACCTACGACCCACATTCAGCTATTGGGCAAATCCCTGTCACTCTCTGTTACTATTATACCATTCTCTAAACATGTCCCCCTAACCACCGGACACTCCCCTAAAAACGATTCCGACTGTTCTGCTTACGGTAGCCCTTCCCATCCCCCTACCAACATACATGTAATGCAGGATTGTGTACAAATAGTCATATAGTAAGTAGTATAAGGTGTagttaaaaagtaaaaacaattACCAAAGCGACGGAtgtaaatcatttttacgtgAACATAATTTATCTTCATAAACATCACCGATATCGGCAACCAATTGAATTAATTCTTCAACTGTGGTTGGTAATTTATCATGTTCTGAAAATACTATACAAAAATTATAACTAAAAGAGCAAACGAACCGGCATTACCGGCAACCGGGCACACGGACGATCACCGACGCCCTAGAACCGCAGCACGCCCACCGATGGAAAATGGgacaccccttttttccatcgTGTCGCCGTGTCCGGTCGTCGGGGCCATGGGTGTCTGCACTCTGTCCGGTGTGGCCGGTTGATTCAAGAACGGTACCAACCTTGGCTGTTCGGCAGCTGGGCGGTTCCTTCGCCACGGGCGGCATCGTTCGCCGCACTGTTTCCGTcggccgccaccaccaccggcggcaGATCGTAGAACGGTTCGAAATGCACATCGTCTGCCATGGTCGGAAGctggggtggtggtggaggcggtggcggtggtggaagcGTAGGCAGCAGCGATGGTGGCGGGACGTCAAACTTGAACATCTGTTCGCTACTGGTGCTGCAAGATCGTAGCCCAAAAAAGCATTAGATCGTACCGTTGCGTAAGGAAGGGAAGGGGTGAGCACACATTTACCTAGCGGACACACCCACAGCAGGGGCGGCCTCAACCGTTGCCGTTGCGTCCGGATCTTGCACGGCCGGTTTCGTCTGATCGTCCGTCTGTTTGACTATCTTCTCCCGTAGCTGCTTGAACCGTTCGAGGAATGAACCGTCGTTGCTGAACGGTAGCAACACCTTACCCGCGTTCGGTTCCGTATCTTCCGGCGTCTCCGTGACGCTGGCCGATGCCGACGGATGATGCACCAAAGCAACAGTAAACATTACATAAGACAACAAACCCCAAAACCCCGGGGCTTATGCCACTCCCGCAGACAGTGTGCCCCCATAAACCGTTACCTGTTCGGCGTGTCCTTGGTGGCTTCGGCGGCAATCTGTTTGGCCAGCTCGAGCGTACGTTGCTTCTCTAGGATCTGCTGTCGTTTCTGTGCGATCAGTTGCTCCTGCTTCGACATCTGAGCGAATCGCTCAGTACGGCTGAAGTTGATACGAGGCATACCGACACAACACACGCCCACCGTAACGCACCCCCAGCAACAGAGTGGCCCGGGATGGGATGGGGTGGGGTGGGAATGTGAGGATGATCTGCACGGAGATGTGCACCCTCCGCTAACCGTTGTTTTGTTCGGCCCCGGTTACAGCCCAGTCACGTTCGCACGGTGCCGGACACGCGTATCCTGGCAAACGGCTTGGCGAACACGACGCAACGACACGCACCGATCGGTTGGCAACTTTTGATGCAACACCTcgaaaatcgataaaatttTACTACTTTTGGACCACCATTGTCCAAATGTTTTCTTCTGCCAGTTCTCCTTCTTTTGACACAACGGCAACGTCATGTCGGGAGCAAGCGCTGCGGGCTAGCTTCACGCACGCAACCATTTGTTTACAGCAATATGCACTCGGTTCAAACGTGGGCCAAAACCCGGTGCATGGGATAATGTTTTAGGAGAAGTGTAGAATTATATTAACAGCTCGTCGCTAAAATTCTAATTTTTAGAATTATTTAACTTGGACTCTCCTGGCAGTTATTCTACACTTTGTTTCCACTGAACTAGGACCATTCTATGAGCTACTTTCACGCAACGGAAGTACAACCAAATCtccaaatttaaattgaaattatatttttaataaattatgtgTGAACGTTTCTTCTGTCTCAACTCTAGGTAGATAATTCACAGCCTAACGATCCGGAGGCATTTCGCAAACTGTATCCCGCCGATTTTGAAAATCTAATCTTCATTTATCGGGTACAGCGATGAGATAATTGAATGACTCGTCGGAATCGGTAACGAACCGGCATGTACACAATACCAGTGTACTGCAAGAGACTCCCA from Anopheles stephensi strain Indian chromosome 2, UCI_ANSTEP_V1.0, whole genome shotgun sequence includes the following:
- the LOC118505791 gene encoding uncharacterized protein LOC118505791 isoform X2 is translated as MPRINFSRTERFAQMSKQEQLIAQKRQQILEKQRTLELAKQIAAEATKDTPNSVTETPEDTEPNAGKVLLPFSNDGSFLERFKQLREKIVKQTDDQTKPAVQDPDATATVEAAPAVGVSASTSSEQMFKFDVPPPSLLPTLPPPPPPPPPPQLPTMADDVHFEPFYDLPPVVVAADGNSAANDAARGEGTAQLPNSQEHDKLPTTVEELIQLVADIGDVYEDKLCSRKNDLHPSLWFVFDKQSEAYRGFRRMVAARRETADGAAAAATVAAASAATAHSRRVNEPVPISGDEDDDDDDDDAKYDPADVLDDSIIDDGPKMAGGPESSKASEIPIHMMPNFYGDERHFYDDKSTTETDSDTEYVREARERNLKNLKRKTFDAGNRREDGSSTDSDDDYHGGLGDSANESMNDKNGGSSGAGGSATGGSGGGAGGAGGGGGGGSGSRSHRQKYRKKSRWGENTDGGTGTAGSQDGAGAAQQQQQKQPGSVLGGGPWTGGHLNVPPPPPPPPLPAASSSSSAASSIDRNNPGLLQYVFHHYGTVAEISPECWSKAEEHYRLQLLYDDLTQKIQQHDRFLRCVTEGTQRVDSDEERRLNTVKLEAIMCWISEITHLHERIRPKHLSEFLMRDDYERFVERFRRTSDRQPNFEDYKEFRLREANGTLPEVGSGAARPDGGSGKPEYSSTDSDFVSYRDQQSGQSGGQQQQQQQGSSGAQGNGKSETRTTEPSSNVGGGEKRAAEASVEEQQQQQLAAKRRKSRWGGQAECGPQFAPGPQSFRTQPPPPLPPAHPPGPPPSLPPTKLSTVSRTDPALLAYARQNFGTTNLSEDDWQKAEDHYKINLLYQDMLRKRQEIDRLASSGRFKYEYDSDEDTTGGTWEHKLRQQEMEATQKWANELTRQSEGKHHIGDFLPPEELRKFMEKYEAQKNNRQPNLSDYKDYKLREDNVGFQMLQKLGWKQGQGLGADGSGIVDPINKAAQRDNNQGLGIIAPDNPEVNDNEYDAYRKRMMLAYRFRPNPLNNPRRAYY
- the LOC118505791 gene encoding uncharacterized protein LOC118505791 isoform X1, with amino-acid sequence MPRINFSRTERFAQMSKQEQLIAQKRQQILEKQRTLELAKQIAAEATKDTPNSVTETPEDTEPNAGKVLLPFSNDGSFLERFKQLREKIVKQTDDQTKPAVQDPDATATVEAAPAVGVSASTSSEQMFKFDVPPPSLLPTLPPPPPPPPPPQLPTMADDVHFEPFYDLPPVVVAADGNSAANDAARGEGTAQLPNSQVFSEHDKLPTTVEELIQLVADIGDVYEDKLCSRKNDLHPSLWFVFDKQSEAYRGFRRMVAARRETADGAAAAATVAAASAATAHSRRVNEPVPISGDEDDDDDDDDAKYDPADVLDDSIIDDGPKMAGGPESSKASEIPIHMMPNFYGDERHFYDDKSTTETDSDTEYVREARERNLKNLKRKTFDAGNRREDGSSTDSDDDYHGGLGDSANESMNDKNGGSSGAGGSATGGSGGGAGGAGGGGGGGSGSRSHRQKYRKKSRWGENTDGGTGTAGSQDGAGAAQQQQQKQPGSVLGGGPWTGGHLNVPPPPPPPPLPAASSSSSAASSIDRNNPGLLQYVFHHYGTVAEISPECWSKAEEHYRLQLLYDDLTQKIQQHDRFLRCVTEGTQRVDSDEERRLNTVKLEAIMCWISEITHLHERIRPKHLSEFLMRDDYERFVERFRRTSDRQPNFEDYKEFRLREANGTLPEVGSGAARPDGGSGKPEYSSTDSDFVSYRDQQSGQSGGQQQQQQQGSSGAQGNGKSETRTTEPSSNVGGGEKRAAEASVEEQQQQQLAAKRRKSRWGGQAECGPQFAPGPQSFRTQPPPPLPPAHPPGPPPSLPPTKLSTVSRTDPALLAYARQNFGTTNLSEDDWQKAEDHYKINLLYQDMLRKRQEIDRLASSGRFKYEYDSDEDTTGGTWEHKLRQQEMEATQKWANELTRQSEGKHHIGDFLPPEELRKFMEKYEAQKNNRQPNLSDYKDYKLREDNVGFQMLQKLGWKQGQGLGADGSGIVDPINKAAQRDNNQGLGIIAPDNPEVNDNEYDAYRKRMMLAYRFRPNPLNNPRRAYY
- the LOC118505794 gene encoding anosmin-1; amino-acid sequence: MHQGKASLLKLAIVQHVCLYLPLVVLATSIVSMNDNLLTARCRSNCIYDEKCYNVCMINFLENATYKKYGHCPPKPPTKLDSLCLNTCDGLDYKCPGVEKCCEHSCGHSCQSPYGLERVAGLPPIPTHVQLVEMGRFYRTAQIQWDMKVESEQSPTYYITESRFHIGTTYAEHKMENDWQIHEPDMVTQYNLGTVKQYVGGIKLKPGRWYQVRVAAVNGMGTRGYSTPSRPFQLSKRPNPPQPPKALTVGSLELTENRTYTCRVSWDLPRSDLPVEKYKLSWSLFLNFTSNRSKTDNSSLFKEMATISAPTRHYDIQGLLPNRYYYLQIQAISVYGKRRLKSAANHLLVNTSSVTPGQDKGQPINLDNLLMGDAGYRRPKGQPSLKEGVHSSPASATGGSSSSSSSRSLGNGLLPSSGTLRYQFALRKSGLAVRLSWSERGYGRYRLHMCRGTRECLTVARGSSSPNNQWQDVVLRRNAYEFGKLEFNTRYTAGVRIGGHRRSTPGYDIVRSFVTPKCEKFRDQELLPAGCNV